From one Triticum aestivum cultivar Chinese Spring chromosome 4B, IWGSC CS RefSeq v2.1, whole genome shotgun sequence genomic stretch:
- the LOC123089440 gene encoding uncharacterized protein gives MKKAKTKSSKKKMKERVYFDPSIPNSHLLLCKSLCFDSVYQFREALRDFHIRTLRSFHYHRNTPTRIIVWCSQREHGCEFYICASRIAHERTFCIKKCNMEHTCPASAENTKVTTKWLSKEVEPSLRADPRAPVDSLIKNSKVKFSVDVSKSVAYRARRKAMKVVQGDQKEQYYRLRDYLQAVLDTNPGSRCVVTTFEDPENPAPTPRFKYMFYCLHASKQGFLNGCRPFIGLDGCFIKLTTGQQILAATGRDGNNNIYPIAFGVVDKEDSDSWTWFLTQLRCCIGSGSKFGTYTIISDRQKVCTLS, from the exons atgaagaaggcaaagacaaagAGTAGTAAGAAAAAGATGAAGGAAAGAGTATATTTTGACCCTTCAATTCCCAATTCACATTTACTCTTGTGCAAGAGCTTGTGTTTTGATTCTGTTTACCAGTTCAGAGAAGCATTAAGAGATTTTCATATAAGGACTTTGAGGTCTTTTCACTACCACAGGAACACTCCAACAAGAATTATTGTTTGGTGTTCACAGAGAgagcatggatgtgaattttacatCTGTGCCTCCAGGATAGCTCATGAAAGAACATTTTGCATTAAGAAGTGTAACATGGAGCACACTTGTCCAGCATCAGCAGAGAACACAAAAGTTACTACTAAGTGGCTTTCCAAAGAAGTTGAGCCATCTCTTAGAGCAGATCCTAGAGCACCTGTGGATTCACTTATTAAAAACAGCAAAGTCAAGTTTTCAGTTGATGTATCAAAGAGTGTGGCCTATAGGGCAAGGAGGAAGGCTATGAAGGTTGTACAAGGTGACCAGAAGGAGCAGTACTATAGACTGAGGGACTACCTACAAGCAGTTCTTGACACAAACCCTGGTAGCAGGTGTGTAGTTACAACATTTGAGGACCCAGAAAACCCTGCCCCAACACCTAGATTTAAGTACATGTTCTactgcttgcatgcatcaaagcAAGGATTTCTTAATGGTTGCAGGCCCTTTATAG GgcttgatggttgcttcatcaagctAACCACTGGACAGCAAATACTTGCAGCCACAGGAAGAGATGGCAATAACAACATCTACCCCATAGCCTTTGGTGTGGTTGATAAGGAAGATTCAGATagttggacatggttcctaacccagCTAAGATGTTGCATTGGAAGTGGTAGCAAATTTGGAACCTACACCATTATTTCTGACAGGCAAAAGGTATGCACCCTATCTTAG
- the LOC123089439 gene encoding probable carboxylesterase 2: MDPESEVTFEFVPVIRQYRSGRVERLLPVDPVPPSVDAATGVASRDVVFDPATGAWARLYLPARPPGGAGDRLPIMVYLHGGGLVGGSAADGPEHAFLNRLCARARVLVVSVEYRLAPEHPVPACYDDAWAALRWAAEGADPWLRDRGDRGRMFVVGYSAGGNVAHNVALRAGSEAGALPRGARVRGIGLLHPYFLSAEKADGETEQSWLRGKLEELWPFACGGRTAGLDDPRVNPVADGAPSLRRLGCDRVLVCVAEDELRLRGKAYHDGLLGSGWAEGDVELLDSIGEDHQFFLREPPSATALVLMDRLAALLAAGANQQ; this comes from the coding sequence ATGGACCCTGAATCCGAGGTCACGTTCGAGTTCGTGCCGGTGATCCGGCAGTACAGGAGCGGCCGCGTCGAGCGCCTGCTCCCCGTAGACCCCGTCCCGCCCTCCGTCGACGCCGCCACCGGAGTCGCCTCAAGGGACGTCGTCTTCGACCCGGCCACCGGCGCGTGGGCCCGCCTCTACCTCCCCGCGCGCCCTCCCGGCGGCGCGGGCGACAGGCTCCCCATCATGGTGTACCTCCATGGAGGCGGCCTCGTCGGCGGCTCGGCCGCGGACGGGCCCGAGCACGCGTTCCTCAACCGCCTGTGCGCCCGCGCGCGCGTCCTGGTCGTGTCCGTCGAGTACCGCCTCGCGCCGGAGCACCCCGTCCCGGCCTGCTACGACGACGCGTGGGCCGCGCTCCGGTGGGCCGCCGAGGGCGCCGACCCGTGGCTCCGGGACCGCGGCGACCGCGGCCGGATGTTCGTGGTCGGGTACAGCGCCGGCGGCAACGTTGCCCACAACGTGGCGCTCCGCGCGGGCTCGGAGGCCGGCGCGCTCCCCCGCGGCGCCCGGGTCAGGGGCATCGGGCTCCTGCACCCATACTTCCTCTCGGCCGAGAAGGCCGACGGCGAGACGGAGCAGTCGTGGCTGAGGGGCAAGCTGGAGGAGCTGTGGCCGTTCGCGTGCGGCGGCCGCACCGCCGGGCTGGACGACCCGCGGGTCAACCCGGTGGCCGACGGGGCGCCGAGCTTGCGGCGGCTCGGTTGCGACCGCGTCCTCGTCTGCGTCGCCGAGGACGAGCTGCGGCTCCGGGGCAAGGCGTACCACGACGGACTGCTGGGGAGCGGGTGGGCGGAGGGCGACGTTGAGCTGCTCGACTCCATCGGCGAGGACCACCAGTTCTTCCTCCGGGAGCCCCCGAGCGCGACGGCGCTGGTTCTCATGGACCGGCTGgccgcgctcctcgccgccggcgcgaACCAGCAGTAG